The genomic stretch GGCGACAAGGTCAAGTGGGGCGTCGTGCCGGTGCCGACCAAGGACGGCAAGGACCCGAGCCAGATCCAGACCTTCTCCGATGAGAAGTCGAGCGCGATGTACTCGAGCTGTAAGAACCGGTCGACCGCCTGGGACTTCCTGAAGTTCGCCACCTCGAAGGACAGCGACGGCAAGCTGCTGGAGATGACCGGGCAGATGCCGATGCGGACCGATGTCACCACAGCCTACCCGGACTACTTCAAGAGCCACCCGGAGTACACGATCTTCGCCGAGCAGGCCGCCCGCACCGTCGAGGTCCCCAACGTGCCGAACTCGGTGGAGATCTGGCAGACGTTCCGCAACGCCTACTCGCAGGCGGTGATCTTCGGCAAGGCCGACATCCAGGGCGCCTTCAACCAGGCCGCCGAGAAGGTCAAGACCCTGGCGGCCAGGAGCTAGCGCGATGACCGCGATCGCCACGCCGGCCACCCGGCCGCCGCTTCGGCGGCGGCTGCTCGGCCGGCAGCCGCTCGGCTACCTGTTCGTCGCCCCCTACGTGGTGTTCCTGGCCGCGATCTTCGCCTACCCGCTGGGGTTCGCGGTCTACATCTCGTTCCATGACTACTTCTTCGCGGCGCCTGGGGCGATCGTGGAGCGGCCGTTCGTCGGCCTGCAGAACTTCACCGACGCGCTGGCCGACCCGGTGTTCCGCCGGGCCATGCTCAACGTGGTCATCTTCCTGATCATCAACGTGCCGCTCACGGTCGCCGTCGGGCTGGTGCTGGCCGCCGCCCTGAACGCCGCCATCCCGTTCCG from Actinomycetes bacterium encodes the following:
- a CDS encoding sugar ABC transporter permease; the encoded protein is MTAIATPATRPPLRRRLLGRQPLGYLFVAPYVVFLAAIFAYPLGFAVYISFHDYFFAAPGAIVERPFVGLQNFTDALADPVFRRAMLNVVIFLIINVPLTVAVGLVLAAALNAAIPFR